In Antechinus flavipes isolate AdamAnt ecotype Samford, QLD, Australia chromosome 3, AdamAnt_v2, whole genome shotgun sequence, a genomic segment contains:
- the PRKAG3 gene encoding 5'-AMP-activated protein kinase subunit gamma-3 isoform X1: MWDMVEPPEVSYSGDSPSRPLPCMTTSPDKRCEKREIKASRWTRQEAVEEGDPPILEEGDSPQAGVLARPHSGSTSSEDISQSQVATFPGSDSISWGLEAIDLDSTAMCPEFTSIPTGATSLEPDTLSVSQEREIPERATRSPSPLILLPKLGWDGELLHPGAQIYMHFMQEHSCYDAMATSSKLVIFDTMLEIKKAFFALVANGVRAAPLWDNQKQSFVGMLTITDFILVLHRYYRSPLVQIYEIEEHTIQTWREIYLQGSFKPLVSISPNDSLFEAVYSLIKNRIHRLPVLDPASGNVLHILTHKRLLKFLHIFGALLPKPQFLSRSIQDLGIGTFRDLAVVLDTAPILSALDIFVDRRVSALPVVNESGQVVGLYSRFDVIHLAAQKTYNHLDMSVGEALRQRSLCLEGIISCQPHESLGDVIDRIAREQVHRLVMVDESQHLLGVISLSDILQALVFSPAGIDALGA; encoded by the exons ATGTGGGACATGGTGGAACCACCAG AAGTGAGTTACTCGGGGGACAGCCCTTCAAGGCCACTGCCTTGCATGACTACCAGCCCAGATAAGAGATGTGAAAAACGGGAAATTAAGGCCTCCAGGTGGACAAGGCAAGAAGCTGTGGAAGAGGGAGACCCCCCTATCCTGGAAGAAGGAGATAGCCCACAGG CAGGTGTTCTGGCAAGGCCCCACTCTGGGTCTACCTCCTCAGAAGATATATCCCAAAGCCAAGTTGCTACATTCCCAGGATCCGATTCCATTAGCTGGGGGCTAGAAGCCATAGACTTGGACTCCACAGCCATGTGTCCAGAGTTCACATCTATACCAACAGGGGCTACATCCCTGGAGCCAGACACTTTATCAGTGAGTCAGGAAAGGGAGATTCCGGAGAGAGCGACCCGAAGTCCATCACCACTGATTCTCCTGCCCAAACTGGGCTGGGATGGAGAGCTGCTCCACCCAGGAGCTCAAATCTACATGCACTTCATGCAGGAGCACAGCTGCTATGATGCCATGGCTACCAGCTCAAAGCTGGTCATCTTTGATACCATGCTAGAG ATCAAGAAGGCTTTCTTTGCTCTTGTGGCCAATGGGGTAAGGGCAGCCCCTTTGTGGGACAACCAGAAGCAGAGCTTTGTGG GCATGCTGACTATCACAGACTTCATCCTAGTACTCCATCGTTACTACAGATCACCTTTG GTTCAGATCTATGAAATTGAGGAACATACAATTCAAACCTGGAGGG AGATTTACCTTCAAGGCTCTTTCAAGCCATTGGTTTCCATCTCTCCCAATGACAG CCTGTTTGAGGCTGTTTATTCCCTGATCAAGAACCGGATTCACCGCCTGCCAGTTCTAGATCCTGCCTCTGGCAACGTGCTTCACATCCTCACCCACAAGAGGCTGCTCAAGTTCCTGCATATCTTT GGTGCACTGCTTCCCAAGCCACAGTTTCTTTCCCGATCTATCCAAGACTTGGGCATTGGCACATTCCGAGACTTGGCCGTGGTGCTGGACACAGCCCCCATCCTGTCTGCACTGGACATTTTTGTAGACCGCCGAGTGTCTGCGCTACCTGTGGTCAATGagtccg GACAGGTTGTGGGCCTCTATTCCCGATTTGATGTCATA cATTTGGCTGCCCAGAAGACCTACAACCATCTGGACATGAGTGTTGGTGAAGCACTGAGACAGCGGTCCCTCTGTCTGGAGGGGATCATTTCCTGCCAGCCTCACGAAAGCCTGGGTGATGTCATTGACCGAATCGCCCGAGAGCAG GTTCACCGGCTGGTGATGGTGGATGAATCACAGCACTTGTTAGGTGTCATTTCCCTGTCTGACATCCTCCAAGCCCTGGTGTTCAGCCCTGCTGGCATTGATGCACTTGGTGCCTGA
- the PRKAG3 gene encoding 5'-AMP-activated protein kinase subunit gamma-3 isoform X2, which produces MWDMVEPPEVSYSGDSPSRPLPCMTTSPDKRCEKREIKASRWTRQEAVEEGDPPILEEGDSPQGVLARPHSGSTSSEDISQSQVATFPGSDSISWGLEAIDLDSTAMCPEFTSIPTGATSLEPDTLSVSQEREIPERATRSPSPLILLPKLGWDGELLHPGAQIYMHFMQEHSCYDAMATSSKLVIFDTMLEIKKAFFALVANGVRAAPLWDNQKQSFVGMLTITDFILVLHRYYRSPLVQIYEIEEHTIQTWREIYLQGSFKPLVSISPNDSLFEAVYSLIKNRIHRLPVLDPASGNVLHILTHKRLLKFLHIFGALLPKPQFLSRSIQDLGIGTFRDLAVVLDTAPILSALDIFVDRRVSALPVVNESGQVVGLYSRFDVIHLAAQKTYNHLDMSVGEALRQRSLCLEGIISCQPHESLGDVIDRIAREQVHRLVMVDESQHLLGVISLSDILQALVFSPAGIDALGA; this is translated from the exons ATGTGGGACATGGTGGAACCACCAG AAGTGAGTTACTCGGGGGACAGCCCTTCAAGGCCACTGCCTTGCATGACTACCAGCCCAGATAAGAGATGTGAAAAACGGGAAATTAAGGCCTCCAGGTGGACAAGGCAAGAAGCTGTGGAAGAGGGAGACCCCCCTATCCTGGAAGAAGGAGATAGCCCACAGG GTGTTCTGGCAAGGCCCCACTCTGGGTCTACCTCCTCAGAAGATATATCCCAAAGCCAAGTTGCTACATTCCCAGGATCCGATTCCATTAGCTGGGGGCTAGAAGCCATAGACTTGGACTCCACAGCCATGTGTCCAGAGTTCACATCTATACCAACAGGGGCTACATCCCTGGAGCCAGACACTTTATCAGTGAGTCAGGAAAGGGAGATTCCGGAGAGAGCGACCCGAAGTCCATCACCACTGATTCTCCTGCCCAAACTGGGCTGGGATGGAGAGCTGCTCCACCCAGGAGCTCAAATCTACATGCACTTCATGCAGGAGCACAGCTGCTATGATGCCATGGCTACCAGCTCAAAGCTGGTCATCTTTGATACCATGCTAGAG ATCAAGAAGGCTTTCTTTGCTCTTGTGGCCAATGGGGTAAGGGCAGCCCCTTTGTGGGACAACCAGAAGCAGAGCTTTGTGG GCATGCTGACTATCACAGACTTCATCCTAGTACTCCATCGTTACTACAGATCACCTTTG GTTCAGATCTATGAAATTGAGGAACATACAATTCAAACCTGGAGGG AGATTTACCTTCAAGGCTCTTTCAAGCCATTGGTTTCCATCTCTCCCAATGACAG CCTGTTTGAGGCTGTTTATTCCCTGATCAAGAACCGGATTCACCGCCTGCCAGTTCTAGATCCTGCCTCTGGCAACGTGCTTCACATCCTCACCCACAAGAGGCTGCTCAAGTTCCTGCATATCTTT GGTGCACTGCTTCCCAAGCCACAGTTTCTTTCCCGATCTATCCAAGACTTGGGCATTGGCACATTCCGAGACTTGGCCGTGGTGCTGGACACAGCCCCCATCCTGTCTGCACTGGACATTTTTGTAGACCGCCGAGTGTCTGCGCTACCTGTGGTCAATGagtccg GACAGGTTGTGGGCCTCTATTCCCGATTTGATGTCATA cATTTGGCTGCCCAGAAGACCTACAACCATCTGGACATGAGTGTTGGTGAAGCACTGAGACAGCGGTCCCTCTGTCTGGAGGGGATCATTTCCTGCCAGCCTCACGAAAGCCTGGGTGATGTCATTGACCGAATCGCCCGAGAGCAG GTTCACCGGCTGGTGATGGTGGATGAATCACAGCACTTGTTAGGTGTCATTTCCCTGTCTGACATCCTCCAAGCCCTGGTGTTCAGCCCTGCTGGCATTGATGCACTTGGTGCCTGA